The following coding sequences lie in one Vibrio sp. ED004 genomic window:
- a CDS encoding MATE family efflux transporter: protein MLTKFRPFTRESGALMHLSIPIILTQIATQAMGFVDTTMAGQVSPADLAAIALGTSLWIPVLLLLRGVIMALTPVVAYHRGARDFQSISVEFFQMVWLALIASVLLIAYLVSAKPILEWIGVAAEIIPIGSDYAFALAFGVPGIALFYTLNGFCEGMNNTKVPMIISVIGLLINIPVNYVLIYGKFGFPEMGAVGCGWATSLVYWLMSGMLYSYIKGHHHYKTIISFADAKPKAKEMLHLLRLGLPIGMNIAVCGSIFAVIALMIGRIGAENVAAAQIALNISSLTYVIPMSISFGITIRVGHALGEKDELGAIERSKVGILVAALISLLSVAMFLLFPEWIIRLYTTDPAISATAAVLLTFTAMYQFSDALQTSANGALRGYKDTKIPMILAIASYWGLALPLGMVLGLTDHIVPAMGEEGFWIGILTGLSVSATLMLIRLRYVIKKRDLPPADAAIAN, encoded by the coding sequence ATGCTAACGAAATTTCGTCCTTTTACTCGTGAATCGGGTGCGCTTATGCATCTTTCGATTCCAATCATTTTGACTCAAATAGCTACCCAAGCGATGGGATTTGTCGATACGACAATGGCTGGCCAAGTAAGTCCTGCCGATCTCGCCGCTATTGCACTTGGCACCAGCCTTTGGATTCCAGTGTTGCTGCTACTTCGTGGCGTGATTATGGCGTTAACGCCTGTTGTCGCTTACCACCGCGGCGCACGCGACTTTCAAAGTATCTCTGTTGAATTCTTCCAGATGGTTTGGTTGGCATTAATTGCTAGCGTACTGCTTATCGCTTACTTGGTGAGTGCGAAACCGATCTTAGAATGGATTGGCGTAGCCGCTGAGATCATTCCAATTGGCAGTGACTATGCGTTTGCCCTAGCCTTTGGTGTACCGGGTATTGCCCTGTTCTACACCTTGAACGGCTTCTGTGAAGGTATGAACAACACCAAAGTGCCGATGATCATTTCGGTAATTGGTTTGCTGATTAATATTCCAGTCAACTACGTGCTTATTTACGGTAAGTTTGGATTCCCTGAAATGGGCGCTGTGGGTTGTGGCTGGGCGACAAGCTTAGTGTATTGGCTAATGTCGGGAATGCTGTATTCCTACATTAAAGGCCATCACCACTACAAGACCATTATTAGTTTTGCAGACGCTAAGCCAAAAGCAAAAGAGATGCTTCACCTTCTAAGATTAGGTTTACCTATCGGGATGAACATCGCGGTGTGTGGCAGTATCTTTGCGGTAATCGCGTTGATGATTGGCCGTATCGGTGCAGAGAACGTGGCAGCCGCACAAATTGCACTTAACATCTCGAGCCTGACTTACGTGATTCCTATGAGTATCTCATTTGGCATTACGATTCGTGTTGGACATGCACTAGGCGAGAAAGACGAACTAGGCGCAATTGAACGCAGCAAAGTCGGCATCTTGGTTGCGGCGTTGATTTCATTACTTTCAGTTGCGATGTTCCTTCTGTTCCCTGAGTGGATCATTAGGCTTTACACCACCGACCCTGCGATAAGCGCAACGGCAGCGGTATTGTTGACCTTTACAGCTATGTATCAATTCAGCGATGCATTGCAAACGTCCGCTAACGGCGCACTGCGTGGCTATAAAGACACTAAGATCCCGATGATCTTAGCTATCGCTTCATATTGGGGCTTAGCACTACCACTAGGCATGGTATTGGGCTTAACAGACCACATTGTGCCTGCAATGGGTGAAGAAGGCTTTTGGATTGGCATTCTGACGGGCTTGAGTGTGTCAGCGACGCTGATGTTAATTCGCTTGCGATACGTGATTAAGAAGCGTGACTTGCCGCCAGCAGATGCAGCAATAGCAAACTAA
- a CDS encoding type II secretion system protein, with product MELIIVIVILGVLAVTAAPRFLNIQESAREAVLEGVAGAMEGVITQVTSKAIIAGLDPDASNPGDQSNYVIDFGIGSVEVDWGTLCPESRGESGDKLTMIDFMTLSDDDSLTSDFGNRHTVIGYDYDFTQAELDSTNITDADLETRQGCYVLYDSFGGRVTGNECPAGGCECTVRVVNDEC from the coding sequence ATGGAATTAATCATTGTGATCGTGATACTTGGAGTATTGGCCGTTACAGCAGCCCCGAGGTTCCTCAATATTCAAGAGTCAGCGAGAGAAGCAGTACTTGAAGGTGTTGCGGGTGCGATGGAAGGCGTGATCACGCAGGTGACTTCTAAAGCTATTATCGCAGGGCTTGATCCTGACGCATCAAATCCAGGTGATCAGAGTAACTATGTAATCGATTTTGGTATCGGTAGCGTTGAGGTTGATTGGGGAACGCTTTGCCCAGAGAGCCGGGGAGAGTCGGGCGACAAATTGACGATGATCGACTTTATGACTTTGTCAGATGATGACAGCTTAACTTCTGATTTTGGTAATCGACACACTGTGATCGGGTATGACTACGATTTTACCCAAGCTGAATTAGATAGCACGAACATAACGGATGCGGATCTAGAGACGCGCCAAGGTTGTTATGTTCTTTACGATTCTTTTGGTGGGCGAGTAACCGGAAATGAATGTCCTGCTGGTGGTTGTGAATGCACCGTTCGTGTAGTGAATGACGAATGTTAA
- a CDS encoding LysR family transcriptional regulator yields the protein MSKLDRLDIKQLRVFQALIREENASKAANQLGMTQQAVSEHLKKLREVFDDRLFVRKTNGFVPTTFAQELSVGVDRLLIDFNLLLSKTNFVPEKAKGTFVIAATDYAQQIILPSLIAKLRERAPELKLIVRDFEIDNLHELMESGKVNLAIAFPDYIPDSYKVIKLFEEYHVCVTSPHSSIAQTTPSLEEVASYPTIIASPSRPNFKGSIDEWFGKFGLKRNVVVSAPCFSIVPMYLNTTDSIAFLPSRAIEGLNLITLPMEQSPESFDVVAAWHPRYNDDPLQKWVTSLLEVE from the coding sequence GTGAGCAAATTAGATCGACTAGACATAAAACAACTCAGGGTTTTTCAAGCGCTAATACGTGAGGAAAACGCGTCTAAAGCTGCCAACCAATTAGGGATGACTCAGCAAGCCGTCAGTGAGCATTTAAAGAAACTGCGTGAAGTGTTCGACGACAGGTTGTTTGTGAGAAAGACCAATGGATTTGTTCCAACGACATTTGCTCAAGAGTTGTCTGTTGGTGTTGATCGTCTGCTTATTGATTTCAATTTGCTGTTATCAAAGACTAACTTTGTGCCAGAGAAAGCAAAAGGGACGTTTGTGATTGCGGCGACAGATTATGCCCAGCAGATTATTTTACCGAGTTTGATAGCAAAACTGAGGGAGCGAGCGCCGGAGTTAAAGCTGATTGTGCGTGATTTCGAAATCGATAACCTGCACGAGCTAATGGAGAGTGGCAAGGTCAATTTGGCTATCGCTTTCCCTGATTACATCCCAGACAGCTACAAGGTCATTAAGCTGTTTGAAGAGTACCATGTTTGCGTCACTTCACCTCATTCATCTATCGCTCAAACCACCCCGTCGCTGGAAGAGGTCGCGAGTTATCCGACGATCATCGCTTCACCATCTCGCCCAAACTTTAAAGGTTCGATTGACGAATGGTTTGGGAAGTTTGGTTTGAAGCGCAATGTTGTTGTGTCCGCTCCGTGTTTCTCCATCGTGCCCATGTATTTAAACACCACTGACTCGATCGCGTTCTTACCATCCAGAGCGATAGAAGGGCTGAATCTAATCACACTTCCAATGGAGCAATCACCAGAGAGTTTCGATGTGGTAGCTGCGTGGCACCCAAGATACAACGATGATCCGCTACAAAAGTGGGTCACCTCCTTATTAGAAGTTGAATAG
- a CDS encoding short chain dehydrogenase, with product MKTIILIGARGKMGQAALMGLGNHNVITAGRSGDVDHIVDITDPKSIEALYKNVGHFDAVVNTVGLCEYNTFADMTEEQWMTTVMSKMMGQINLVRIGQKYIADGGSFTLISGILNVKPIPFAIADATTSGAIDTFVKCVAYEMPRNTRINVINPTVLAEAWDVYGEMMPGFEPVPSKLVGKAFERSVDGFLTGEVIFVDA from the coding sequence ATGAAAACAATCATTCTAATTGGCGCACGTGGCAAGATGGGTCAAGCAGCCCTAATGGGCTTAGGCAATCACAACGTAATCACAGCGGGTCGCTCTGGCGATGTCGACCATATTGTTGATATCACCGACCCAAAGTCGATTGAAGCGCTTTACAAGAACGTGGGACACTTTGATGCGGTTGTGAACACAGTCGGCCTTTGTGAATACAACACCTTTGCAGATATGACAGAAGAACAGTGGATGACCACGGTAATGAGCAAAATGATGGGACAAATTAATCTTGTTCGTATCGGCCAAAAGTACATTGCTGATGGTGGTTCATTTACATTGATTAGCGGTATTTTGAATGTTAAACCAATCCCTTTCGCTATTGCAGATGCGACCACCAGCGGCGCGATTGACACCTTCGTAAAGTGTGTCGCTTATGAGATGCCAAGAAACACCCGCATCAATGTCATCAACCCTACCGTGCTCGCTGAAGCGTGGGATGTGTATGGTGAAATGATGCCAGGTTTTGAACCCGTACCAAGCAAATTAGTCGGCAAAGCATTCGAACGTTCAGTCGATGGCTTCCTTACTGGTGAGGTGATTTTTGTAGACGCTTAG
- a CDS encoding LysE family translocator yields the protein MSLEGAVTFFIAMFIFGITPGPGVFAILARGMVDGWRKCISLSVGMICSDLIYLALACFGLATIAENWSLAFEVIRYVGAAYLIYLGYKMFKSLPEVQGSAELAAKQSQKSELASFAQGFLISASNPKVILFYISFLPTFIDLTVLRSQDIVLVSALASVALMSGLMLIAVGAGRMAGLLKTPRAHKRLNQSAGGIMIAAGSYLAINR from the coding sequence ATGTCATTAGAAGGCGCAGTTACATTCTTTATTGCCATGTTTATATTTGGCATTACTCCGGGTCCCGGTGTATTTGCGATTTTGGCTCGTGGTATGGTCGATGGGTGGCGAAAGTGCATCTCTCTTTCTGTAGGAATGATCTGCAGTGATCTGATTTATTTGGCGCTTGCCTGTTTTGGTCTAGCGACGATTGCTGAGAACTGGTCATTGGCTTTTGAGGTGATTCGTTATGTTGGTGCAGCTTATCTGATTTACTTGGGCTACAAGATGTTTAAGAGCCTACCTGAAGTGCAGGGCTCAGCGGAACTCGCGGCAAAACAAAGTCAGAAGTCAGAACTTGCTAGTTTCGCGCAAGGCTTTTTGATTTCGGCATCAAACCCGAAAGTGATTTTGTTTTATATTTCGTTCTTGCCGACTTTTATTGATCTGACTGTTTTACGTTCACAAGATATCGTTTTGGTTTCCGCTTTAGCATCTGTTGCTCTAATGTCAGGTTTAATGCTTATCGCCGTAGGTGCGGGCAGAATGGCAGGTTTGCTAAAAACGCCACGCGCACATAAAAGGTTAAACCAAAGTGCTGGTGGAATAATGATTGCTGCTGGCTCATATTTGGCGATAAATCGATAA
- a CDS encoding delta-class carbonic anhydrase, giving the protein MKNKSAFLSVAMVMLAAHANASDASHESVADSVITEQRANLSENTQGKGFGPQAPRDLGSAEGTNARLFSDAPDSTAMNLCNIHFHKNAEHKGGEFTQYAGNGDGKGFQSGFKYTGKLSDAELKPFEGEVCPSDHGSLHSGDTIEVHYVYSTAQVEPGETLGACFNDAITNPQLRVETQVYVLVNDDKALDFEALAKHSKVNGLHQATNIPQNTGSAIQYAGSTTGPGYNEQGSPFQVTWSVRPQVAKVNIATVGNWCEGNDFNEDHAHGVRNLVVNPELLSPMAN; this is encoded by the coding sequence ATGAAGAATAAGAGTGCATTTTTAAGCGTCGCGATGGTTATGTTGGCTGCTCATGCAAACGCTTCTGACGCGAGCCATGAGTCGGTAGCAGACAGTGTCATCACCGAACAAAGAGCGAACCTGTCTGAAAACACGCAAGGAAAAGGTTTTGGCCCACAAGCGCCACGCGATTTAGGCTCAGCCGAAGGAACAAACGCTCGATTGTTTTCGGATGCGCCAGATTCAACAGCCATGAACCTATGTAATATCCACTTCCATAAGAACGCAGAACACAAAGGTGGAGAGTTTACCCAATACGCTGGTAACGGCGATGGTAAGGGCTTCCAAAGTGGCTTTAAATACACGGGTAAGTTGAGTGATGCAGAGCTTAAACCATTTGAGGGTGAGGTTTGTCCAAGCGATCATGGCTCTTTGCATTCGGGCGACACCATCGAAGTGCATTACGTGTACTCAACGGCACAAGTAGAACCGGGTGAAACGCTTGGTGCTTGTTTCAACGATGCGATTACCAATCCGCAATTGCGTGTTGAGACTCAAGTCTACGTATTAGTGAATGATGATAAGGCTCTCGACTTCGAAGCATTGGCTAAGCACTCAAAAGTGAATGGTTTGCACCAAGCAACCAACATTCCACAAAACACTGGCTCAGCGATTCAATACGCCGGTTCTACAACAGGTCCAGGTTATAACGAGCAAGGTTCACCTTTCCAAGTAACATGGAGCGTTCGTCCACAAGTAGCGAAAGTAAACATCGCGACAGTGGGGAACTGGTGTGAAGGCAATGACTTTAACGAAGACCACGCCCACGGCGTGAGAAACTTGGTGGTTAACCCTGAGTTGTTGTCACCAATGGCAAACTAA
- a CDS encoding VOC family protein, whose amino-acid sequence MEISHLDHLVLTVKDIEITVDFYQRVLGMKPIQFGEDRVALSFGNQKINLHQLGNEFEPKAKRVQAGSADLCFITNTPMAEVIEHIKANEIEIEEGPVPRTGATGKIVSVYVRDPDGNLIEVSNY is encoded by the coding sequence TTGGAAATCAGTCATTTAGATCACTTGGTACTAACCGTTAAAGATATAGAGATAACGGTAGATTTCTATCAGCGCGTATTAGGTATGAAGCCTATCCAATTCGGAGAAGATCGCGTGGCGTTGTCATTTGGTAATCAAAAGATAAACCTTCACCAGTTAGGTAATGAGTTCGAACCAAAAGCAAAGCGCGTGCAAGCGGGAAGTGCTGACCTTTGTTTTATTACCAATACACCCATGGCTGAGGTAATCGAACATATCAAAGCGAACGAAATAGAGATAGAAGAGGGGCCTGTGCCGCGAACCGGTGCGACGGGTAAAATTGTCTCTGTTTATGTTCGAGATCCTGATGGTAATCTGATTGAGGTTTCTAACTATTAG
- a CDS encoding M4 family metallopeptidase, whose protein sequence is MRGAHLLMLFPIAFNSQAANVVDYSQVDLSTVLNQTTQGFTAVSQPLAYQDASRVNTGTTTLLRKTQLHYGIPVYGQSVVVDLSQKGISKAVDGQVLMGIESDIGSTLPMINAKQAIDIAESQYKGVAAATIRDPNTELLIWLDEQQQARLIYKVDFLQTLGMAPSRPITLVDAKSGELLDRWEGIAFIEAEGPGGNQKSGRYYFGSNTQFGGFQVNSYCQMDSQNVVTMNMNNQQGSGQIHQFSCNGNYGKNVNNYRAVNGAYAPMNDAHYFGQRVFDMYQDWLNTRPIQQRLTMRVHYGSNYGNAFWDGRQMTFGDGNQSMYPLATWDVIAHEVSHGFTEQNSNLEYRGMSGGMNESFSDVAAAALSEYVHGTFNWKMGEHVMKHSDAMRYFINPSQDGMSIGHINQYYNGIDVHHSSGIFNKAFYHLATSNSWGIKKAFKAYATANQLYWTPNSDFQQGANGVCKAAENLGYETSAVKSAFNEVGIDVQNCGSGQPNPNPNPPTPTPGVVELEINVPTPIVSGGEEQQQFVLKNVPGSDAWIQTYHGYGNVDLYVAIGRPVSLSDYDCSSTNSDNNEYCGFGSVQGEDIYVLVDGVQSSMDAYVAVSAEFELPQPEPQPEPEPQGMCDNLQEWNPNYYYPAGTVIQYYGNRFRASADNWGADPFNNYWYWVFEGACY, encoded by the coding sequence ATGCGTGGTGCACATTTACTAATGCTATTTCCGATAGCGTTTAATTCTCAAGCTGCCAATGTTGTCGACTACTCGCAAGTCGATTTATCTACAGTTCTCAATCAAACAACACAGGGCTTTACAGCTGTAAGCCAACCACTTGCTTACCAAGATGCAAGTCGAGTGAACACAGGAACAACAACACTCCTACGAAAAACACAACTTCATTACGGGATCCCGGTTTACGGTCAATCGGTAGTGGTTGATCTTTCCCAGAAGGGCATTTCGAAAGCGGTTGATGGCCAAGTATTAATGGGGATTGAGTCAGATATTGGTTCGACACTGCCGATGATTAACGCAAAGCAAGCTATTGATATTGCGGAATCACAGTATAAAGGGGTTGCCGCAGCGACTATTCGTGATCCTAACACCGAGCTTCTTATTTGGCTGGATGAACAGCAACAAGCGCGCCTGATTTATAAGGTCGACTTCTTGCAGACTCTGGGCATGGCCCCCTCAAGACCGATTACGCTTGTTGATGCTAAATCAGGTGAGTTGCTGGACCGATGGGAAGGGATTGCTTTCATTGAGGCAGAAGGACCGGGTGGAAACCAGAAAAGTGGCCGTTATTACTTTGGCTCGAACACACAGTTTGGCGGATTCCAAGTTAACTCGTATTGCCAGATGGACAGCCAAAACGTTGTGACTATGAACATGAACAACCAACAAGGATCAGGGCAAATCCATCAATTTAGCTGCAACGGAAATTACGGTAAGAACGTCAATAATTATCGCGCAGTTAACGGTGCATATGCACCAATGAACGATGCACATTACTTTGGCCAACGTGTGTTCGACATGTATCAAGATTGGTTGAACACACGTCCTATTCAGCAAAGGCTTACTATGCGTGTTCATTACGGTTCGAACTATGGGAATGCGTTTTGGGATGGCCGCCAAATGACGTTTGGCGATGGTAACCAATCCATGTATCCATTGGCGACGTGGGACGTGATTGCTCATGAGGTCAGTCATGGCTTTACTGAGCAAAACTCAAACCTTGAGTATCGCGGTATGTCGGGCGGAATGAACGAATCTTTCTCTGATGTAGCTGCTGCGGCGCTTAGTGAATATGTACATGGCACTTTCAATTGGAAGATGGGCGAGCATGTAATGAAGCATAGTGATGCGATGCGTTACTTCATTAACCCAAGTCAAGATGGTATGTCTATCGGTCACATCAACCAGTATTACAATGGCATTGATGTTCACCATAGTTCAGGGATCTTTAACAAAGCGTTCTACCATCTCGCCACGAGCAACAGTTGGGGTATCAAAAAAGCGTTTAAGGCTTACGCAACCGCGAACCAACTTTACTGGACACCAAACTCGGATTTCCAACAAGGTGCCAACGGTGTGTGTAAAGCCGCTGAAAATCTAGGTTATGAGACCTCTGCAGTGAAATCTGCGTTTAACGAAGTGGGTATTGATGTACAAAACTGTGGCTCTGGTCAGCCAAATCCGAACCCTAATCCTCCAACTCCAACTCCAGGTGTCGTGGAGCTAGAGATAAACGTGCCAACACCAATTGTGAGTGGTGGCGAAGAACAGCAACAGTTCGTTCTAAAGAATGTACCTGGAAGTGATGCTTGGATTCAGACTTATCATGGTTACGGTAACGTTGACTTGTATGTCGCAATCGGCAGACCTGTGTCACTAAGCGACTACGATTGCTCTTCTACCAACTCAGATAACAATGAATACTGCGGTTTTGGTAGTGTGCAAGGTGAAGATATCTACGTACTGGTGGACGGTGTTCAAAGCTCAATGGATGCTTACGTGGCCGTTAGCGCAGAGTTTGAATTACCTCAGCCAGAGCCTCAACCAGAACCTGAGCCACAAGGCATGTGCGATAACCTTCAAGAGTGGAATCCAAATTACTATTATCCAGCAGGTACAGTAATTCAATATTATGGCAACAGATTCAGAGCATCTGCGGATAACTGGGGAGCCGACCCGTTCAACAATTATTGGTACTGGGTATTTGAAGGTGCTTGTTACTAG
- the trpS gene encoding tryptophan--tRNA ligase: MKTPQNTNKPEIILTGDRATGPLHLGHYVGSLQQRTSLQHIHDQTILVADMQGLTDNAHNPAKVSSNILNVVADYLAVGIDPTKTTICLQSQLPALAELTMFYSNLVSIARLERNPTVKSEIQNKEFGRSIPAGFLTYPISQAADITAFNATLIPVGDDQLPMLEQTNEIVRKVNSLAGKPILNECKPLLSNASRLPSTDGKSKMSKSMGNAINLGATEKEIRAAVKSMYTDPNHLRIEDPGQVEGNIVFTYLDAFHTDAYYVNELKDHYRRGGLGDGQTKKVLEECLQEMIRPIRARRAELLDDKAQLIDILRKGTQVSRERTETVLLDVKEVFGLNIL, encoded by the coding sequence ATGAAAACACCTCAAAACACGAACAAACCAGAAATCATTCTGACTGGCGACCGAGCTACCGGCCCTTTACATCTGGGTCACTATGTTGGTTCACTACAGCAGCGCACTTCATTGCAACATATTCACGACCAAACGATATTGGTTGCCGACATGCAAGGGCTTACTGACAACGCTCATAATCCTGCCAAGGTTTCGTCTAACATTCTTAATGTGGTGGCTGATTATCTAGCGGTCGGTATCGACCCAACAAAAACCACGATTTGCCTCCAATCACAATTGCCAGCACTGGCAGAACTCACCATGTTCTATAGCAACCTTGTGTCTATTGCTCGTTTGGAACGAAATCCAACCGTTAAAAGTGAGATTCAAAACAAGGAGTTTGGTCGCTCAATTCCAGCTGGTTTTCTGACTTATCCGATTTCACAGGCGGCTGATATCACGGCGTTCAACGCGACCTTGATTCCTGTCGGTGACGACCAATTGCCAATGCTTGAACAGACTAACGAGATAGTGAGAAAGGTTAACTCACTCGCGGGCAAGCCAATCTTAAATGAGTGTAAACCCTTGCTGAGCAATGCCTCTCGTCTTCCGAGCACCGACGGTAAGAGCAAGATGTCCAAATCGATGGGAAATGCGATTAACCTTGGTGCGACCGAGAAAGAGATTCGAGCCGCAGTGAAATCCATGTATACCGACCCAAATCATCTACGAATCGAAGATCCTGGCCAAGTAGAAGGGAACATCGTATTTACCTATCTTGATGCTTTCCATACTGACGCTTACTACGTCAATGAACTAAAAGATCACTATCGCAGAGGTGGGTTAGGGGATGGCCAAACTAAGAAGGTATTGGAAGAGTGTCTACAAGAGATGATCCGCCCGATAAGAGCACGCAGAGCTGAACTGTTGGATGACAAAGCGCAACTCATCGATATCTTACGTAAAGGTACACAAGTCTCGAGAGAAAGAACCGAAACCGTGTTGTTGGATGTTAAAGAAGTATTTGGCCTGAACATCTTGTAA
- a CDS encoding D-serine ammonia-lyase, with translation MTVLNVDKLISDFPLLQQLVVLDEVTWFNPNITTLEQGLPYVGLGDKDIHDASLRLQRFAPYLAKAFPETQITNGIIESELIDILAMKSSLEAHYQLPIKGRLMMKKDSHLPISGSIKARGGIYEVLTHAEKLAIEAGLLSESDDYSKLLEPEFCDFFKQYSIAVGSTGNLGMSIGIMSAKLGFTVSVHMSADARAWKKNKLREHGVNVVEYEQDYGVAVEQGRKEAEQDPRCFFIDDENSQTLFLGYSVAGERLKQQFEQQQIIVDKEHPLFVYLPCGVGGGPGGVAFGLKMAFGDDVHCIFAEPTHSPCMLLGVHTGLHDEIAVQDLGIDNLTAADGLAVGRASGFVGRAMERLLDGYYTLTDERMYQLLSELNQSEGIQLEPSALAGMPGAVHVEHNREYLERLGIDDSTLANATHLVWATGGGMVPEQEMAEYLTKPSL, from the coding sequence ATGACTGTATTGAATGTCGACAAACTCATCTCAGACTTCCCATTGCTTCAACAATTAGTTGTACTCGACGAAGTGACTTGGTTTAACCCAAACATCACAACGCTAGAACAGGGTTTACCTTATGTGGGTTTGGGCGATAAAGACATTCACGATGCAAGCCTGCGATTACAAAGGTTTGCCCCTTATCTGGCAAAGGCTTTCCCTGAAACTCAAATCACTAATGGCATTATTGAGTCTGAGCTTATTGATATCCTAGCGATGAAGTCTTCGCTGGAAGCGCATTATCAGTTGCCGATTAAAGGCCGCTTGATGATGAAAAAAGACAGCCACTTGCCGATTTCTGGTTCAATCAAAGCGCGTGGTGGTATTTATGAAGTACTAACGCATGCCGAAAAGCTTGCGATTGAAGCTGGATTACTGAGTGAGAGCGATGATTACAGCAAGCTGTTAGAGCCTGAATTTTGTGACTTCTTTAAACAATACAGTATTGCCGTAGGGTCGACAGGTAACCTTGGTATGTCTATCGGCATCATGAGTGCCAAGCTTGGTTTTACGGTATCGGTTCACATGTCCGCTGATGCGAGAGCTTGGAAGAAAAATAAACTGCGCGAACATGGCGTCAATGTCGTTGAGTACGAACAAGATTACGGTGTGGCGGTAGAGCAAGGTCGTAAAGAAGCAGAGCAAGACCCGCGTTGTTTCTTCATTGATGATGAAAACTCTCAAACCTTGTTCCTTGGTTATTCTGTGGCGGGAGAAAGGCTCAAACAACAATTCGAACAACAACAGATTATCGTCGACAAAGAGCACCCATTGTTCGTTTACTTGCCCTGTGGCGTAGGTGGTGGCCCTGGTGGTGTGGCATTTGGCTTAAAGATGGCGTTTGGTGATGATGTGCACTGCATTTTTGCTGAGCCGACCCATTCGCCTTGTATGCTGCTCGGTGTCCACACCGGTTTACATGACGAAATTGCAGTGCAAGATCTGGGTATTGATAACCTAACAGCAGCAGACGGACTCGCAGTCGGCCGTGCGTCTGGTTTTGTTGGCCGAGCAATGGAACGTTTATTGGATGGTTATTACACATTAACCGATGAACGTATGTATCAATTGCTAAGTGAATTGAATCAATCCGAAGGTATTCAATTAGAGCCTTCTGCATTGGCTGGTATGCCGGGCGCAGTACATGTCGAACACAACCGAGAATATCTGGAAAGGTTAGGCATCGATGACTCTACGTTAGCCAATGCAACGCATCTTGTTTGGGCGACAGGCGGCGGTATGGTTCCAGAGCAAGAAATGGCAGAGTATTTAACGAAGCCTTCGTTATAA